A region of Pseudomonas saponiphila DNA encodes the following proteins:
- the gmhB gene encoding D-glycero-beta-D-manno-heptose 1,7-bisphosphate 7-phosphatase: MKLLILDRDGVINHDSDAYIKSVQEWIPIPGSIEAIAQLSKAGWTVAVATNQSGIARGYYDLATLDAMHARLRELVAEQGGEVGLIVYCPHGPDEGCACRKPKPGMLRTIAEHYQAELTGLWFVGDSLGDLEAAKAVDSQPVLVKTGKGEKTLGKTLPVGTLIFDDLAAVAAELIHN; this comes from the coding sequence GTGAAACTGCTGATACTCGACCGGGACGGCGTGATCAATCACGACTCCGATGCCTACATCAAATCGGTGCAGGAGTGGATTCCAATCCCCGGCTCGATCGAAGCCATTGCGCAGTTGAGCAAGGCCGGCTGGACGGTGGCGGTCGCCACCAACCAGTCCGGCATCGCTCGCGGCTACTATGATCTGGCCACCCTCGACGCCATGCACGCGCGCCTGCGCGAGCTGGTGGCGGAGCAGGGCGGCGAGGTCGGGCTGATCGTCTATTGCCCCCACGGCCCCGACGAAGGGTGCGCCTGTCGCAAACCGAAACCGGGCATGCTGCGGACCATTGCCGAGCATTACCAGGCAGAACTGACAGGTCTATGGTTTGTCGGTGACAGTCTCGGTGACCTGGAAGCCGCAAAAGCCGTCGACTCTCAGCCAGTATTGGTGAAGACCGGGAAAGGCGAAAAGACGCTGGGGAAAACCCTGCCGGTAGGCACCTTGATTTTTGACGACCTGGCGGCCGTTGCCGCTGAACTTATCCACAATTAG
- the glyS gene encoding glycine--tRNA ligase subunit beta, with the protein MSAQDFLVELGTEELPPKALNTLAEAFLAGIEKGLQSAGLSFQAKHVYAAPRRLAVLITQLATQQPDRSINLDGPPRQAAFDAEGNPTQAALGFAKKCGVELSEIDQSGPKLRYSQSIKGKPTASLLPTIVEDSLNDLPIPKRMRWAARKEEFVRPTQWLVMLLGDAVIDCTILAQKAGRDSRGHRFHHPQSVRITSPANYLADLRAAYVLADANERRELISKRTAELATLQEGTAIVPPDLLDEVTALVEWPVPLVCSFEERFLEVPQEALITTMQDNQKYFCLLDVDGKLLPRFITVANIESKDPRQIIEGNEKVVRPRLTDAEFFFKQDKKQQLEDFNLRLQNVVFQEKLGSVYDKAERVSKLAAFIAPRIGGDAQRAARAGLLSKCDLATEMVGEFPEMQGIAGYYYALNDGEPEDVALALNEQYMPRGAGAELPSTVTGAAVAIADKLDTLVGIFGIGMLPTGSKDPYALRRAALGVLRILIEKKFDLDLNDAVAFAVSAFGSKVKAAGLADQVLEFIFDRLRARYEDEGVDVATYLSVRALKPGSALDFDQRVQAVQAFRKLPEAAALAAVNKRVSNLLSKIEGNVPTTVEAKYFDNANEFSLYSAIQQADQAVQPMAAARQYSETLARLAALREPVDAFFEAVMVNAEDAKVRANRYALLARLRGLFLGVADISVLS; encoded by the coding sequence ATGAGTGCGCAAGATTTTCTGGTTGAACTGGGCACTGAAGAACTGCCACCCAAAGCCCTGAACACCCTGGCCGAAGCCTTTCTGGCCGGCATCGAGAAAGGCCTGCAGAGCGCCGGCCTGAGCTTTCAGGCCAAGCACGTGTACGCCGCGCCACGGCGCCTGGCGGTACTGATCACCCAGCTGGCCACCCAGCAGCCGGATCGCAGCATCAACCTCGACGGCCCGCCACGCCAGGCCGCGTTCGACGCTGAAGGCAACCCGACCCAGGCGGCCCTGGGCTTCGCCAAGAAGTGCGGCGTCGAACTCAGCGAGATCGACCAGAGCGGCCCGAAACTGCGCTACAGCCAGAGCATCAAGGGCAAGCCGACCGCCAGCCTGCTGCCGACCATCGTCGAAGACTCGCTGAACGACCTGCCGATTCCCAAGCGCATGCGCTGGGCCGCGCGCAAGGAAGAGTTCGTGCGTCCGACCCAATGGCTGGTGATGCTGCTGGGCGACGCGGTCATCGACTGCACCATCCTGGCCCAGAAGGCCGGCCGCGATTCCCGTGGCCATCGCTTCCATCATCCGCAGAGCGTGCGCATCACCTCGCCGGCCAACTACCTGGCCGACCTGCGTGCCGCCTACGTGCTGGCCGACGCCAACGAGCGTCGCGAGCTGATCAGCAAGCGCACCGCGGAGCTGGCCACCCTGCAGGAAGGCACGGCGATCGTCCCGCCGGACCTGCTGGACGAAGTGACCGCCCTGGTGGAATGGCCGGTGCCGCTGGTGTGCTCGTTCGAGGAGCGTTTCCTTGAAGTGCCGCAGGAAGCCCTGATCACCACCATGCAGGACAACCAGAAGTACTTCTGCCTGCTGGACGTGGACGGCAAGCTGCTGCCGCGCTTCATCACCGTGGCCAACATCGAGAGCAAGGATCCGCGCCAGATCATCGAGGGCAACGAGAAAGTCGTGCGCCCACGCCTGACCGACGCCGAGTTCTTCTTCAAGCAGGACAAGAAACAACAGCTCGAAGACTTCAACCTGCGCCTGCAGAACGTGGTCTTCCAGGAAAAGCTCGGCAGCGTCTACGACAAGGCCGAGCGGGTGTCCAAGCTGGCCGCCTTCATCGCCCCGCGCATCGGCGGCGACGCTCAGCGCGCGGCCCGTGCCGGCCTGCTGTCCAAGTGCGACCTGGCCACCGAAATGGTCGGCGAGTTCCCGGAGATGCAAGGCATCGCCGGCTACTACTACGCCCTCAATGACGGCGAGCCGGAAGACGTGGCCCTGGCCCTGAACGAGCAGTACATGCCCCGTGGCGCCGGCGCCGAGCTGCCAAGCACCGTGACCGGTGCCGCCGTGGCCATCGCCGACAAGCTGGATACCCTGGTGGGGATCTTCGGCATCGGCATGCTGCCCACCGGCAGCAAGGACCCCTACGCCCTGCGCCGCGCCGCCCTGGGCGTGCTGCGGATCCTGATCGAGAAGAAGTTCGACCTCGACCTGAACGACGCCGTGGCCTTCGCCGTCAGCGCCTTCGGCAGCAAGGTCAAGGCCGCCGGCCTGGCCGACCAGGTGCTGGAGTTCATCTTCGACCGCCTGCGTGCCCGTTACGAAGACGAAGGCGTGGATGTGGCCACCTACCTGTCGGTACGTGCCCTGAAGCCGGGCTCGGCCCTGGACTTCGACCAGCGCGTGCAAGCCGTGCAGGCCTTCCGCAAGTTGCCGGAAGCCGCCGCCCTGGCCGCGGTGAACAAGCGCGTGTCGAACCTGCTGAGCAAGATCGAAGGCAATGTGCCGACCACCGTCGAAGCCAAGTACTTCGACAACGCCAACGAGTTCTCCCTGTACTCGGCGATCCAGCAGGCCGACCAGGCCGTCCAGCCCATGGCCGCTGCCCGCCAGTACAGCGAAACCCTGGCCCGCCTGGCAGCCCTGCGCGAGCCGGTGGACGCCTTCTTCGAGGCGGTGATGGTCAATGCCGAGGACGCCAAGGTGCGAGCCAACCGCTATGCGCTGCTGGCGCGCCTGCGTGGCCTGTTCCTGGGCGTGGCGGACATTTCGGTGCTGAGCTGA
- the glyQ gene encoding glycine--tRNA ligase subunit alpha: MSQPTPAVRTFQDLILALQQYWAEQGCVVLQPYDMEVGAGTFHTATFLRAIGPETWNAAYVQPSRRPTDGRYGENPNRLQHYYQFQVVLKPNPENFQELYLGSLKHVGLDPLVHDIRFVEDNWESPTLGAWGLGWEVWLNGMEVTQFTYFQQAGGIECYPVTGEITYGLERLAMYLQGVDSVYDLVWADGPFGKVTYGDVFHQNEVEQSTYNFEHANVEKLFELFDFYESEAKRLIELDQPLPLPSYEMVLKASHTFNLLDARRAISVTARQQYILRVRTLARSVAQAYLLARAKLGFPMATPDLRDEVLAKLEAAQ; the protein is encoded by the coding sequence GTGAGCCAGCCTACGCCAGCCGTGCGTACCTTCCAAGACTTGATCCTCGCCCTCCAGCAGTACTGGGCCGAGCAAGGTTGTGTGGTACTTCAGCCCTACGATATGGAAGTAGGCGCCGGCACTTTCCACACCGCCACATTCCTGCGGGCCATCGGCCCGGAAACCTGGAACGCCGCTTATGTGCAGCCCAGTCGTCGCCCGACTGACGGCCGCTACGGCGAAAACCCCAACCGCCTGCAGCACTACTATCAGTTCCAGGTGGTGTTGAAGCCCAACCCGGAGAACTTCCAGGAGCTGTACCTGGGTTCCCTGAAGCACGTCGGCCTGGACCCGCTGGTGCACGACATCCGCTTCGTCGAGGACAACTGGGAATCGCCGACCCTGGGCGCCTGGGGCCTGGGCTGGGAAGTCTGGCTCAACGGCATGGAAGTGACTCAATTCACCTACTTCCAGCAGGCCGGTGGCATCGAGTGCTACCCGGTGACCGGGGAGATCACCTACGGCCTGGAACGCCTGGCCATGTACCTGCAGGGCGTGGACTCGGTGTACGACCTGGTGTGGGCCGACGGCCCGTTCGGCAAGGTCACCTATGGCGACGTGTTCCACCAGAACGAAGTGGAGCAGTCGACCTACAACTTCGAACACGCCAACGTCGAGAAGCTGTTCGAACTGTTCGATTTCTACGAAAGCGAAGCCAAGCGCCTGATCGAGCTGGATCAGCCGCTGCCGCTGCCGAGCTATGAAATGGTCCTCAAGGCCTCGCACACCTTCAACCTGCTGGATGCACGCCGGGCGATCTCGGTGACTGCGCGTCAGCAGTACATCCTGCGTGTGCGCACCCTGGCACGTTCCGTTGCGCAAGCCTACCTGCTGGCCCGGGCCAAGCTGGGCTTCCCGATGGCAACCCCGGACCTGCGTGATGAAGTGTTGGCTAAGTTGGAGGCGGCACAATGA
- the tag gene encoding DNA-3-methyladenine glycosylase I yields MPRCFWCSEDPLYMAYHDQEWGVPLRDGQRLFELLLLEGFQAGLSWITVLKKRERYRQVLFGFDVQRVAQMSDAEIDDLMQDPGIIRNRLKLNAARRNAQAWLELEDPVAFLWSFVGGEPKINHFRDRSEVPAVTPEAEAMSRGLQKAGFTFVGPTICYALMQASGMVMDHTRDCDRYAILADARLE; encoded by the coding sequence ATGCCACGCTGCTTTTGGTGTTCCGAAGATCCGCTGTACATGGCTTATCACGATCAGGAGTGGGGCGTGCCGCTGCGGGATGGGCAGCGTCTGTTCGAGTTGTTATTGCTCGAAGGGTTCCAGGCCGGGCTGTCCTGGATCACCGTACTGAAGAAGCGCGAGCGCTATCGCCAGGTGCTGTTCGGCTTCGATGTACAGCGCGTGGCGCAGATGAGCGACGCCGAGATCGACGACCTGATGCAGGACCCCGGCATCATCCGCAACCGCCTCAAGCTCAATGCCGCTCGGCGCAACGCCCAGGCCTGGCTGGAGCTGGAAGACCCGGTGGCGTTTCTCTGGTCCTTTGTCGGCGGCGAGCCGAAGATCAATCATTTCCGCGACCGCAGCGAGGTACCGGCGGTGACTCCGGAGGCCGAAGCCATGAGCCGCGGCCTGCAGAAAGCCGGCTTCACCTTCGTCGGCCCGACCATCTGCTACGCGCTGATGCAGGCCTCGGGCATGGTCATGGATCACACCCGCGACTGTGATCGCTACGCCATCCTGGCCGATGCGCGGTTAGAATAG
- a CDS encoding lysophospholipid acyltransferase, with the protein MDKFKGALLVGALRLFALLPWRAVQAVGAAIGWIMWKTPNRSRDVVRINLAKCFPQMDPVERERLVGQSLKDIGKSLTESACAWIWPAERSLALVREVEGLDVLKDALASGKGVVGITSHLGNWEVLNHFYCSQCKPIIFYRPPKLKAVDELLRKQRVQLGNRVAASTKEGILSVIKEVRKGGAVGIPADPEPAESAGIFVPFFATQALTSKFVPNMLAGGKAVGVFLHALRLPDGSGYKVILEAAPDDMYSTDTETSCAAMSKVVERYVGAYPSQYMWSMKRFKKRPPGEARWY; encoded by the coding sequence GTGGATAAGTTCAAAGGCGCCCTGCTGGTAGGCGCTCTGCGGTTGTTTGCCCTGCTGCCCTGGCGCGCGGTGCAGGCAGTCGGCGCGGCCATCGGCTGGATCATGTGGAAAACCCCCAATCGCTCCCGCGATGTGGTGCGCATCAACCTGGCCAAGTGTTTTCCACAGATGGACCCCGTCGAGCGCGAGCGCCTGGTGGGCCAGAGCCTGAAAGACATCGGCAAGTCCCTGACCGAAAGCGCCTGCGCCTGGATCTGGCCGGCCGAGCGCTCCCTCGCCCTGGTACGTGAAGTCGAGGGCCTGGACGTACTCAAGGACGCCCTGGCCTCGGGCAAGGGCGTGGTCGGCATCACCAGCCACCTGGGCAACTGGGAAGTGCTCAACCACTTCTACTGCAGCCAGTGCAAACCGATCATTTTCTACCGTCCGCCCAAGCTCAAGGCGGTGGACGAGCTGCTGCGCAAGCAGCGGGTGCAGTTGGGCAACCGCGTGGCGGCCTCCACCAAGGAAGGCATCCTCAGCGTCATCAAGGAAGTGCGCAAAGGTGGTGCGGTGGGTATTCCCGCCGACCCGGAACCGGCCGAATCCGCCGGGATCTTCGTGCCCTTCTTCGCCACTCAGGCCCTGACCAGCAAGTTCGTGCCGAACATGCTGGCCGGCGGCAAGGCGGTGGGGGTGTTCCTCCACGCCCTGCGCCTGCCCGATGGCTCGGGCTACAAGGTGATCCTCGAAGCGGCCCCGGACGACATGTACAGCACCGACACCGAAACCTCCTGCGCAGCCATGAGCAAGGTGGTCGAGCGTTATGTCGGGGCGTATCCAAGCCAGTACATGTGGAGCATGAAACGCTTCAAGAAGCGCCCTCCGGGCGAGGCGCGCTGGTACTGA
- a CDS encoding PilZ domain-containing protein, which yields MSEHRKSFRIKISHESIGECLGQTRNLSASGVYVQSPVLAQLPKGAVVYGQVQGLPAAAPRVRMEVVQADAEGIALRYL from the coding sequence ATGTCCGAGCACCGCAAGTCGTTTCGCATCAAGATTTCCCACGAGAGCATCGGCGAATGCCTGGGGCAGACGCGCAACCTGTCTGCCAGTGGCGTCTATGTGCAAAGCCCGGTCCTGGCGCAATTGCCCAAGGGCGCGGTGGTCTATGGCCAGGTGCAAGGCTTGCCGGCGGCGGCGCCCAGGGTGCGCATGGAAGTGGTCCAGGCGGACGCGGAAGGGATCGCCCTGCGCTATCTCTGA
- a CDS encoding tetratricopeptide repeat protein codes for MMLESLEKMLAKGVDNALLRFGLGKGYLDQAEYAKAVEHLQRCVAFDPKYSAAWKLLGKACQGQGDLQGARQAWEQGLEAARGHGDKQAEKEMTVFIKKLERQAGA; via the coding sequence GTGATGCTGGAATCCCTGGAAAAAATGCTCGCCAAGGGTGTGGATAACGCCCTGCTGCGCTTTGGTCTGGGCAAGGGTTATCTGGATCAGGCCGAGTACGCCAAGGCCGTTGAGCACCTGCAACGCTGCGTGGCCTTCGATCCCAAGTATTCAGCCGCCTGGAAGCTGCTGGGCAAGGCTTGCCAGGGACAGGGCGACCTTCAAGGGGCGCGCCAGGCCTGGGAGCAGGGCCTGGAGGCCGCCCGCGGCCATGGCGACAAGCAAGCGGAAAAGGAAATGACCGTGTTCATCAAGAAGCTCGAGCGCCAAGCCGGGGCCTGA
- the trkA gene encoding Trk system potassium transporter TrkA yields the protein MKIIILGAGQVGGTLAEHLASEANDITVVDTDGERLRGLGDRLDIRTVQGRGSFPTVLRQAGADDADMLVAVTNSDETNMIACQVAHTLFNTPTKIARVRESAYLTRAGLFDNDAIPVDVLISPEQVVTHYIKRLIEHPGALQVIDFAEGKAQLVAVKAYYGGPLVGQQLRQLREHMPNVDTRVAAIFRRDRPIMPKGDTVIEADDEVFFIAAKAHIRAVMSEMRRLEESYKRIVIAGGGQIGERLAEAIESRYQVKIIEMNPARCRYLSDTLDSTVVLQGSASDRDLLLEENIADADIFLALTNDDEANIMSSLLAKRLGAKKVMTIINNPAYVDLIQGGDIDIAISPQLATIGTLLAHVRRGDIVSVHSLRRGAAEAIEAIAHGDAKSSKVIGRAIENIGLPPGTTIGAIIRDEEVLIAHDDTVIEAGDHVILFLVDKKHIRDVEKLFHVGLSFF from the coding sequence ATGAAGATCATCATCCTCGGCGCCGGGCAAGTGGGCGGCACACTGGCGGAGCACCTGGCCAGCGAAGCCAACGACATCACCGTGGTGGACACCGACGGCGAACGCCTGCGCGGCCTCGGCGATCGCCTGGACATCCGCACCGTGCAAGGCCGCGGCTCCTTTCCCACGGTGTTGCGCCAAGCCGGAGCCGACGACGCCGACATGCTGGTAGCGGTGACCAACAGCGACGAAACCAACATGATCGCCTGCCAGGTCGCCCACACCCTGTTCAACACGCCGACCAAGATCGCCCGGGTGCGCGAATCCGCCTACCTGACCCGCGCCGGGCTGTTCGACAACGACGCAATCCCGGTCGACGTGCTGATCAGCCCCGAGCAAGTGGTGACCCACTACATCAAGCGCCTGATCGAACACCCCGGCGCCCTGCAGGTGATCGACTTCGCCGAAGGCAAGGCGCAACTGGTGGCGGTCAAGGCCTACTACGGCGGTCCGCTGGTGGGCCAGCAACTGCGCCAGCTGCGCGAGCACATGCCCAACGTCGACACCCGGGTGGCGGCGATCTTCCGGCGCGACCGGCCAATCATGCCCAAGGGCGATACGGTGATCGAGGCCGACGACGAGGTGTTCTTCATCGCCGCCAAGGCCCACATCCGCGCGGTGATGAGCGAGATGCGCCGCCTGGAGGAATCCTACAAGCGCATCGTCATCGCCGGTGGCGGACAGATCGGCGAACGCCTGGCCGAGGCCATCGAAAGCCGCTACCAGGTGAAGATCATCGAGATGAACCCGGCCCGTTGCCGCTACCTGTCCGACACCCTGGATAGCACCGTGGTGCTGCAGGGCAGCGCCTCGGACCGCGACCTGCTGCTGGAAGAGAACATCGCCGACGCTGACATCTTCCTGGCCCTGACCAACGACGACGAGGCCAACATCATGTCCTCGCTGCTGGCCAAGCGCCTGGGGGCGAAGAAGGTCATGACCATCATCAACAACCCGGCCTACGTCGACCTGATCCAGGGCGGCGACATCGACATCGCCATCAGCCCGCAACTGGCCACCATCGGCACCCTGCTGGCCCACGTGCGCCGTGGCGACATCGTCAGCGTGCACTCCCTGCGCCGTGGCGCGGCGGAAGCCATCGAGGCCATCGCCCACGGCGACGCCAAGTCGAGCAAGGTGATCGGCCGCGCCATCGAGAACATCGGCCTGCCGCCGGGCACCACCATCGGCGCGATCATTCGCGATGAGGAAGTGCTGATCGCCCACGACGATACGGTGATCGAAGCCGGCGACCACGTGATCCTGTTCCTGGTGGATAAAAAGCACATTCGCGACGTGGAGAAGCTGTTCCACGTGGGCCTGAGCTTCTTCTGA
- the rsmB gene encoding 16S rRNA (cytosine(967)-C(5))-methyltransferase RsmB, whose protein sequence is MNPRLAAAKALTAVLNGKASLNSSLPIQLDKVEARDRGFTQDLAFGTARWQPRLSALAAKLLQKPFKAADADVEALLLVGLYQLLYTRVPAHAAIGETVGCADKLKKPWAKALLNAVLRRAQRESAELLAELEHDPVVRTAHPRWLQKSLKAFWPEHWEAICAANNAHPPMILRVNRRHHSRDAYLKLLSEAGVAAKACIYSQDGIVLDEAGDVRSLPGFAEGWISVQDEAAQLAAELLELAPGQRVLDACCAPGGKTCHILEVQPALSGVVAVDLEAKRLVRVRENLDRLKLDAQLIAADGRDTQAWWDGQPFQRILLDAPCSATGVIRRHPDIKLTRQPEDIAALAQLQGELLDALWQTLEVGGILLYATCSTLPTENTEVIEAFLGRTPGARELDIGGQLGQPAAGLKQPHGRQLLAQEGGHDGFYYAKLIKIAAARG, encoded by the coding sequence ATGAACCCGCGCCTGGCCGCCGCCAAGGCCCTGACCGCGGTACTCAACGGCAAGGCCTCGCTCAACAGCTCGCTGCCGATCCAGCTGGACAAGGTCGAGGCCCGGGATCGCGGCTTCACCCAGGACCTGGCCTTCGGCACCGCGCGCTGGCAGCCACGGCTGTCGGCGCTGGCGGCCAAGCTGCTGCAGAAGCCATTCAAGGCCGCCGATGCCGATGTCGAGGCGCTGCTGCTGGTGGGGCTCTATCAACTGCTCTACACCCGAGTGCCGGCCCACGCCGCCATCGGCGAAACCGTGGGTTGCGCCGACAAGCTGAAAAAGCCCTGGGCCAAGGCCCTGCTCAACGCCGTGCTGCGCCGCGCCCAGCGTGAAAGCGCGGAGCTGCTGGCCGAGCTGGAACACGACCCGGTGGTGCGTACCGCCCACCCGCGCTGGCTGCAAAAATCCCTCAAGGCCTTCTGGCCCGAGCACTGGGAAGCCATCTGCGCCGCCAACAACGCCCACCCGCCGATGATCCTGCGGGTCAATCGCCGGCACCATTCGCGAGACGCCTACCTGAAGCTGCTGAGCGAAGCGGGAGTGGCGGCCAAGGCCTGCATCTACAGCCAGGACGGTATCGTCCTCGACGAAGCTGGCGATGTACGCAGCCTGCCGGGCTTTGCCGAAGGCTGGATCAGCGTGCAGGACGAAGCCGCGCAACTGGCCGCCGAGCTGCTGGAGCTGGCGCCGGGACAACGGGTGCTGGACGCCTGCTGCGCGCCGGGGGGCAAGACCTGCCATATCCTCGAAGTGCAACCGGCCCTGAGCGGTGTGGTGGCGGTGGATCTGGAAGCCAAGCGCCTGGTGCGGGTGCGGGAGAACCTCGACCGCCTGAAGCTCGATGCCCAACTGATTGCCGCCGACGGCCGCGACACCCAGGCCTGGTGGGACGGCCAGCCGTTCCAGCGCATCCTGCTGGACGCGCCGTGCTCGGCCACCGGGGTGATCCGTCGCCACCCGGACATCAAGCTGACCCGCCAACCGGAAGACATCGCCGCCCTGGCGCAGCTGCAAGGCGAGCTGCTGGACGCCCTGTGGCAGACCCTGGAAGTGGGCGGCATCCTGCTCTACGCCACCTGCTCGACCCTGCCCACCGAGAACACCGAAGTCATCGAGGCGTTCCTCGGCCGTACCCCGGGTGCCCGTGAATTGGACATCGGCGGCCAGCTGGGGCAGCCTGCGGCCGGTCTCAAGCAGCCCCACGGACGCCAGTTGCTGGCGCAAGAGGGCGGCCATGACGGCTTCTACTACGCCAAGTTGATCAAGATCGCCGCCGCACGCGGCTAA
- the fmt gene encoding methionyl-tRNA formyltransferase, whose product MMRIVFAGTPEFAAEHLKALLDSPHQIVAVYTQPDRPAGRGQKLMPSPVKQLALEHQIPVLQPPTLRNAEAQAELAALKPDLMVVVAYGLILPQVVLDIPRLGCINSHASLLPRWRGAAPIQRAVEAGDASSGVTVMRMEAGLDTGPMLLKVSTPISAQDTGGSLHDRLAELGPPAVLQAIEGLAAGTLQGEVQDDSLATYAHKLNKDEARIDWNRPAVELERLIRAFNPWPICHSTLNGEALKVLAATLADGRGAPGEILGASKDGLLVACGEQALCLTRLQLPGGKALNFSDLFNSRREKFALGTVLGQAADGQ is encoded by the coding sequence ATGATGCGCATCGTCTTTGCCGGCACCCCCGAATTCGCCGCTGAACACCTCAAGGCCCTGCTCGACAGCCCTCATCAGATCGTCGCGGTCTACACCCAGCCGGACCGCCCGGCCGGACGTGGACAGAAGCTGATGCCCAGCCCGGTCAAGCAGTTGGCCCTGGAACACCAGATCCCGGTGCTGCAACCGCCGACCCTGCGCAACGCCGAGGCCCAGGCCGAACTGGCGGCGCTCAAGCCGGACCTGATGGTGGTGGTGGCCTACGGCCTGATCCTGCCTCAGGTGGTACTGGATATTCCGCGCCTGGGCTGCATCAACAGCCACGCCTCCCTGCTGCCGCGCTGGCGCGGTGCCGCGCCGATCCAGCGCGCCGTAGAAGCCGGTGATGCAAGCAGTGGTGTGACCGTGATGCGCATGGAAGCCGGCCTGGACACCGGGCCGATGCTGCTCAAGGTCAGCACCCCGATCAGCGCCCAAGACACCGGCGGCAGCCTGCACGACCGCCTGGCCGAGCTGGGTCCGCCGGCCGTGCTGCAAGCCATCGAAGGCCTGGCCGCCGGCACCCTGCAAGGCGAAGTCCAGGACGACAGCCTGGCCACCTACGCCCACAAGCTGAACAAGGACGAGGCACGCATCGACTGGAACCGCCCCGCCGTGGAACTGGAACGCCTGATCCGCGCCTTCAATCCCTGGCCGATCTGTCACAGCACCTTGAATGGCGAAGCCCTGAAAGTCCTGGCCGCGACCCTGGCCGACGGCCGTGGCGCCCCGGGCGAGATTCTCGGCGCCAGCAAGGACGGCCTGCTGGTCGCCTGCGGTGAACAGGCGCTGTGCCTGACCCGCCTGCAACTGCCCGGCGGCAAGGCGCTGAACTTCAGCGACCTGTTCAACAGCCGCCGCGAGAAGTTCGCCCTCGGCACCGTCCTCGGCCAAGCGGCGGACGGCCAATGA
- the def gene encoding peptide deformylase translates to MAILNILEFPDPRLRTIAKPVAVVDDEVRQLVDDMFETMYEAPGIGLAATQVNVHKRVVVMDLSEDRSEPRVFINPEFEALTDEMDQYQEGCLSVPGFYENVDRPQRVKIKALDRDGQPYELIAEGLLAVCIQHECDHLNGKLFVDYLSTLKRDRIKKKLEKQHRQQA, encoded by the coding sequence ATGGCCATTTTAAACATCCTCGAATTCCCTGATCCGCGCCTGCGCACTATCGCCAAGCCAGTGGCCGTAGTGGACGACGAAGTGCGTCAGTTGGTCGACGACATGTTTGAAACAATGTATGAGGCCCCAGGCATCGGCCTGGCGGCGACCCAGGTCAACGTGCACAAACGCGTGGTGGTCATGGACCTGTCCGAAGACCGCAGCGAGCCCCGGGTGTTCATCAACCCCGAATTCGAAGCCCTGACCGACGAGATGGACCAGTACCAGGAAGGCTGCCTGTCGGTGCCGGGTTTCTATGAAAACGTCGACCGCCCGCAGCGGGTCAAGATCAAGGCCCTGGACCGCGACGGCCAGCCCTATGAACTGATCGCCGAAGGCTTGCTGGCGGTGTGCATCCAGCACGAATGCGACCACCTCAACGGCAAGCTGTTCGTCGATTACCTGTCCACGCTCAAGCGTGACCGGATCAAGAAGAAGCTGGAAAAGCAGCATCGCCAGCAGGCTTGA